A DNA window from Daucus carota subsp. sativus chromosome 3, DH1 v3.0, whole genome shotgun sequence contains the following coding sequences:
- the LOC108213133 gene encoding F-box protein CPR1, which produces MSSNQINNRGRMFRRQAKIVNPIDSDCPRLNNNNNNLVVRRFRRFFKWCGRNVTVIPRVPVPRIRRIKKSKHKSRLPGFFHSQLRMMKGNTSSLVRKKSKKHGSLEKTKCLINYQVRNRLRIHDLPKELLAEILVRLPVKDILRCRSVKKSWNYLVISPVFISLQLNYQKQIATGNYNHHYPKYLLFHEDDSLRLTVRVDDLQCEEYCKLKFLPGLPNDDVNVWFALSYGLICMSTILFTSCDRMRNVYLWNPLIKKYKTLPKSPLPSTKTRHAWEALAFGFLPEVDDYVVIHIIKPGLPPHPHSVIIGVYSLKTNSWKK; this is translated from the coding sequence ATGAGCTCTAATCAAATCAATAACAGGGGTAGGATGTTTAGAAGACAAGCGAAGATTGTTAATCCGATTGACAGTGATTGTCCTCGATTGaataataacaacaacaatTTGGTTGTAAGAAGATTTCGTCGCTTTTTTAAGTGGTGCGGTCGGAATGTAACGGTGATTCCAAGGGTTCCAGTTCCGAGGATTCGAAGGATCAAGAAATCAAAGCATAAGTCCAGGCTTCCAGGATTCTTTCACTCGCAACTCCGAATGATGAAAGGTAACACTAGTTCTCTTGTTCGGAAAAAGTCGAAAAAACATGGGAGTTTAGAGAAAACCAAGTGTTTGATTAATTATCAAGTGAGGAACAGGCTGCGTATTCACGACTTACCTAAGGAACTACTAGCAGAAATTCTTGTTAGACTGCCTGTTAAAGATATCTTGCGTTGTAGGTCCGTAAAAAAATCATGGAATTATTTGGTAATATCTCCTGTGTTTATCAGCCTCCAATTGAATTATCAGAAGCAAATTGCTACCGGCAACTATAATCATCATTATCCtaaatatcttttatttcaCGAGGATGATAGTTTACGTTTAACAGTACGTGTTGATGACTTGCAATGTGAAGAGTATTGCAAACTTAAATTTCTTCCTGGTTTGCCTAATGATGATGTTAATGTCTGGTTTGCTCTATCTTATGGTTTAATCTGCATGTCAACCATACTTTTCACTAGTTGCGATCGTATGCGCAACGTTTATCTATGGAATCCTCTCATTAAGAAATACAAAACTCTTCCCAAATCCCCTCTTCCCTCTACAAAAACCCGTCACGCTTGGGAGGCTTTAGCTTTTGGCTTTTTACCTGAAGTCGATGATTATGTTGTGATACATATTATCAAACCTGGCTTGCCCCCACACCCCCACTCAGTCATCATTGGTGTTTATAGTCTAAAAACTAATTCTTGGAAGAAATAA
- the LOC108213135 gene encoding thioredoxin H2, which produces MGGFLSSLLGGDAATAAEYPPSTEPSRVLEFHSADRWRLHFNSAKQSPKLMVIDFSAKWCGPCKMMEPALRGMADKYPNVDFIKIDVDELSDVAREFGVQAMPTLVLMKQGKEIERIIGAKTAELESKINKHRELPKFAA; this is translated from the exons ATGGGTGGATTTCTTTCATCACTACTCGGCGGCGATGCCGCCACCGCTGCTGAATATCCGCCGTCGACAGAGCCATCCCGAGTCTTGGAATTTCACTCTGCTGACCGATGGAGACTCCACTTCAACTCTGCCAAACAATCTCCTAAACTG atGGTTATTGATTTCTCAGCTAAATGGTGTGGACCTTGCAAGATGATGGAGCCAGCACTTCGAGGCATGGCTGATAAGTACCCCAACGTTGATTTCATCAAAATTGACGTCGACGAATTATCT GACGTGGCACGAGAATTTGGAGTGCAAGCAATGCCAACACTAGTGTTGATGAAACAGGGGAAGGAGATTGAGAGGATCATTGGTGCCAAAACTGCTGAGCTTGAATCCAAAATCAATAAGCACAGGGAATTACCCAAATTTGCTGCCTAG